A window of the Tachyglossus aculeatus isolate mTacAcu1 chromosome 2, mTacAcu1.pri, whole genome shotgun sequence genome harbors these coding sequences:
- the LOC119947833 gene encoding C-C chemokine receptor type 5-like, which produces METTTGFIYDDDGDPCTKNEVKFTGAQLLPPLYSLVLIFGFAGNGLVVLILIKYKKLKTMTDIYLLNLAISDLLFLFTLPFWAYYAADQWLLGDAACKIFSGLYYLGFYSGIFFIILLTLDRYLAIVHAVFALKARTVSCGTVTSICTWAVALLASVPGLLFNRSQKAEDRYVCSTYFPTGQDLAWKTFQTLQMNILGLAVPLLVMIVCYTGIIKTLLRCRNEKKKYKAVRLIFLIMLIYFLFWAPYNLVLLLNTFQSSFGLNNCDSSNRLDRAMQVTETLGMTHCCINPVIYAFVGEKFRRYVSLFFQKHVVKRFCKSCPMLYSETADRTSSTYTRSSGEQEFSAGL; this is translated from the coding sequence ATGGAAACAACAACAGGCTTCATCTATGACGATGATGGAGACCCCTGCACAAAAAATGAAGTAAAATTCACCGGAGCACAATTGTTGCCACCCCTCTACTCGTTGGTGCTCATCTTTGGCTTTGCGGGAAATGGTCTGGTTGTTCTGATCTTGATAAAATACAAGAAACTGAAAACCATGACTGACATCTACCTCCTCAACCTGGCCATTTCCGATTTACTGTTTCTCTTCACCCTCCCGTTTTGGGCTTACTACGCGGCAGACCAGTGGCTGTTAGGAGACGCCGCCTGTAAGATCTTTTCCGGACTTTACTACCTTGGCTTTTACAGCGGGATCTTTTTCATCATCCTGTTGACCCTAGACCGGTACCTGGCGATCGTCCATGCCGTGTTCGCTTTAAAAGCCAGGACCGTCTCCTGCGGCACCGTGACAAGCATCTGCACCTGGGCCGTGGCCCTGTTAGCCTCCGTTCCCGGGTTACTCTTCAACAGATCCCAGAAGGCGGAGGACCGGTATGTTTGCAGCACTTATTTTCCGACGGGCCAGGATTTGGCTTGGAAGACTTTCCAGACTCTCCAGATGAACATCCTGGGACTCGCCGTGCCGCTGCTGGTCATGATCGTGTGCTACACGGGAATTATCAAAACGCTGCTGAGGTGTCGGAATGAGAAGAAGAAGTATAAGGCGGTCAGGCTCATTTTTCTGATCATGCTCATTTACTTTCTTTTCTGGGCCCCCTACAACCtcgtccttctcctcaacactttcCAAAGCTCCTTTGGCCTGAACAACTGCGACAGCTCCAACAGACTCGACCGAGCGATGCAAGTGACAGAGACTCTGGGGATGACCCACTGCTGCATCAACCCCGTGATTTATGCCTTCGTGGGTGAAAAGTTTAGGAGATACGTTTCTCTGTTTTTCCAAAAGCATGTCGTCAAGCGCTTCTGCAAAAGCTGTCCCATGCTCTATAGTGAGACGGCCGATCGGACAAGTTCAACTTATACCCGATCCAGCGGAGAACAGGAATTCTCCGCAGGCTTGTAA